A window of Flavobacterium flavigenum contains these coding sequences:
- a CDS encoding endo-1,4-beta-xylanase: MKLINHYLLLLPLIIFTSCNAQKKEKNGISLKDSYKKDFYIGTALDLNQIEEKNAKEDSLIKKEFNAITAENIMKSMFLHPSKDKYDFTLSDKFVGYGEKNKMFIHGHTLIWHSQLAPWMAEIKDSTEMKAFMKDHITTIVSKYKGRIDSWDVVNEALNEDGTLRKSVFLKALGEQYLVDAFKLAAAADPKVDLYYNDYNNEEPAKRKGNIDLIKKIKAGGGKIDGVGIQAHWRLESPSIEMIEESILAYSALGLKVAFTELDITVLPNPWDLKGADVNQNFEGSAKMNPYPEKLPDSVQVKLAERYASIFKLFLKHKDKISRVTFWGVHDGQSWLNDWPIKGRTNYPLLFDKDLKPKKAYDSVLKLKEVKK, encoded by the coding sequence ATGAAATTAATTAATCATTATTTACTGCTTTTACCTCTAATCATTTTCACAAGCTGTAATGCACAAAAAAAAGAAAAAAATGGTATTTCATTGAAAGACAGTTACAAAAAAGACTTTTATATTGGTACTGCTCTGGATTTAAATCAGATTGAAGAAAAAAATGCAAAAGAAGATTCTTTAATCAAAAAAGAATTTAATGCTATTACTGCAGAGAATATCATGAAATCGATGTTTTTGCATCCTTCGAAGGATAAGTATGATTTTACCTTGTCTGATAAATTTGTGGGATATGGAGAGAAGAATAAAATGTTCATACATGGGCATACTCTAATCTGGCACAGTCAATTGGCCCCATGGATGGCAGAAATTAAAGACAGTACAGAAATGAAAGCTTTTATGAAAGATCATATTACGACAATTGTTTCTAAATACAAAGGACGAATTGATTCCTGGGATGTTGTCAATGAAGCTTTGAACGAAGATGGAACATTAAGAAAATCAGTTTTTCTGAAGGCACTTGGAGAGCAATATCTTGTTGATGCATTTAAACTGGCAGCTGCTGCAGATCCAAAAGTAGATTTGTATTATAATGATTATAATAATGAAGAGCCTGCAAAAAGAAAAGGCAATATTGATCTGATCAAAAAAATCAAAGCCGGAGGAGGAAAAATTGATGGAGTAGGAATACAGGCTCACTGGCGATTAGAAAGTCCTTCTATAGAAATGATCGAAGAAAGTATTTTAGCGTATTCTGCTTTGGGCTTAAAAGTTGCTTTTACAGAATTAGATATCACCGTTTTGCCAAATCCCTGGGATTTAAAAGGCGCAGATGTAAATCAAAATTTTGAAGGAAGTGCAAAAATGAATCCATATCCGGAAAAACTTCCCGATTCAGTTCAGGTGAAACTAGCTGAGCGTTATGCGTCAATCTTTAAATTGTTTTTAAAGCATAAAGATAAAATCAGCAGGGTAACATTTTGGGGTGTTCATGATGGTCAGTCCTGGTTAAATGACTGGCCAATAAAAGGAAGGACAAATTACCCATTACTATTTGATAAAGATTTAAAACCTAAGAAAGCGTATGATAGCGTACTGAAGTTAAAAGAAGTAAAAAAATAA
- a CDS encoding alpha-glucuronidase family glycosyl hydrolase translates to MKPIKKTFFKLSVLFFVFCCPALAQQDYKLWLQYEKKTNSKTISDYVSNIKGIVVLENTETLKIAENELHTALNDMLGNKMQAAAKLEGNNTIILGSKLALSPEIQKAIGSGFDLINDEGFIIKSISVSNKKHIVITGKKDIGVLYGVYHFLRLIQTNKPIQNLNIADAPKTNIRILNHWDNLDRTVERGYAGFSLWNWQKLPGFIDQRYVDYARANASIGINGTVLTNVNANALILTPQYLEKVEALAKVFRPYGIKVYLTARFSAPIEIGGLKTADPKDAGVVNWWKDKAKEIYKRIPDFGGFLVKANSEGQPGPQNYGRDHVDGANMLADAVAPFGGVIMWRAFVYSEHDANDRAKQAYAEFVPYDGKFKENVIVQVKNGAIDFQPREPFHPMFGAMPKTPLMMEFQITQEYLGFSTHLVFLPKLFQEVLEADTYQNGKGTTVAKVVEGSYTKTKLTGIAGVSNIGNDLNWTGHPFAQANWYGFGRLAWNPNLDSEVIADEWLRCTFSNDENFITPIKKMMIESREAVVNYMTPLGLHHIMDTGHHYGPGPWVSNLSRPEWNPVYYHKADKNGIGFDRSKTGTNATSQYAPEVEKLFDNVKTCPEKDLLWFHHLSWDYRLKNGQTLWNGLALKYQEGVDQVKSMQNTWNKTEKYIDNERFKEVQMLLEIQYKEAKWWRDACLLYFQQYSGKELPVEVEKPTQSLDYFKSLKFPFAPGN, encoded by the coding sequence ATGAAACCTATAAAGAAGACTTTTTTCAAATTGAGCGTATTGTTTTTTGTATTTTGTTGTCCGGCATTGGCACAGCAAGATTACAAATTGTGGTTGCAATATGAAAAGAAAACTAATTCAAAAACAATTTCAGATTACGTATCAAATATTAAAGGGATAGTAGTATTAGAAAACACAGAAACTTTAAAAATTGCTGAAAATGAATTGCATACTGCTTTGAATGATATGCTTGGAAATAAAATGCAGGCAGCAGCAAAATTAGAAGGGAATAATACTATAATTTTAGGTTCAAAATTGGCCTTAAGTCCTGAAATTCAAAAAGCAATTGGGTCTGGTTTCGATCTTATAAATGATGAAGGTTTTATTATCAAATCGATTTCTGTAAGTAATAAAAAACATATTGTTATTACTGGTAAAAAAGATATTGGAGTTTTATACGGTGTTTATCATTTTTTGCGATTAATCCAGACAAATAAACCAATACAAAATTTAAATATTGCTGATGCACCAAAAACAAATATCAGGATTTTAAATCACTGGGATAATCTAGATCGCACTGTAGAGCGTGGCTACGCCGGGTTTTCATTATGGAACTGGCAAAAACTCCCTGGTTTTATTGATCAGCGATATGTTGATTATGCCAGAGCAAATGCATCAATTGGAATAAACGGAACCGTTTTGACCAATGTAAATGCAAACGCTCTAATCTTAACGCCTCAATATTTAGAAAAGGTTGAAGCTTTGGCCAAGGTGTTTAGACCGTACGGAATAAAAGTTTATTTAACAGCGCGCTTTTCAGCACCAATTGAAATTGGAGGATTAAAAACTGCAGATCCAAAAGATGCTGGTGTTGTAAATTGGTGGAAAGATAAAGCCAAAGAAATTTATAAAAGAATTCCGGATTTTGGGGGCTTTCTTGTAAAAGCGAATTCAGAAGGTCAGCCAGGACCACAAAATTATGGAAGGGATCATGTTGACGGCGCCAATATGCTTGCCGATGCCGTTGCGCCATTTGGCGGCGTGATTATGTGGAGAGCTTTTGTTTATTCTGAACACGATGCCAATGACAGGGCAAAACAAGCTTATGCTGAATTTGTCCCTTACGACGGAAAATTCAAAGAGAATGTAATCGTTCAGGTAAAAAACGGAGCAATCGATTTTCAGCCACGCGAACCTTTTCATCCTATGTTTGGGGCTATGCCTAAAACGCCATTAATGATGGAATTTCAAATTACTCAGGAATACTTAGGTTTTAGCACACATTTGGTTTTTCTGCCTAAATTATTTCAGGAAGTTTTAGAAGCAGATACTTATCAAAACGGAAAAGGAACAACAGTTGCTAAAGTAGTTGAGGGGTCTTATACAAAAACGAAATTAACAGGTATTGCAGGAGTTTCCAATATTGGGAACGATTTAAACTGGACCGGTCACCCTTTTGCTCAGGCAAACTGGTATGGCTTTGGAAGGCTGGCCTGGAACCCAAATTTAGATTCTGAAGTTATTGCTGATGAATGGCTGAGATGTACGTTTTCGAACGATGAAAATTTCATCACCCCAATTAAAAAGATGATGATTGAATCGCGTGAAGCAGTTGTTAATTATATGACGCCACTCGGATTACATCATATTATGGATACAGGGCATCATTACGGCCCGGGGCCGTGGGTTTCTAATTTATCAAGGCCGGAATGGAATCCGGTGTATTATCATAAAGCAGATAAAAACGGAATAGGTTTTGACCGGTCTAAAACCGGAACAAATGCAACATCACAATATGCTCCTGAAGTAGAAAAATTGTTTGATAATGTAAAGACATGTCCTGAAAAAGATTTGCTATGGTTTCATCATCTATCCTGGGATTATAGATTAAAAAACGGGCAAACGCTTTGGAATGGTTTAGCTTTGAAGTATCAGGAAGGTGTCGATCAGGTAAAAAGTATGCAAAATACATGGAATAAAACTGAAAAATATATTGATAACGAACGTTTCAAAGAAGTTCAGATGTTATTAGAAATTCAGTATAAAGAAGCAAAATGGTGGAGGGATGCATGTCTGCTTTATTTTCAGCAATATTCGGGTAAGGAATTGCCTGTTGAAGTAGAGAAACCAACACAATCGTTAGATTATTTTAAATCATTAAAATTCCCTTTTGCACCCGGAAATTAA
- a CDS encoding LacI family DNA-binding transcriptional regulator, which produces MEEHRHVTIYDIAEKLNLAASTISRALKDHHSISEKTIKKVKQTAKEMGFVPNTLAAGLRGNVTKTIGILIPTVTQPFLSSLISGIEITAQKSNYSVIIMQSHDSYQMEVDMAKSLYSNRVSGVICSLAMETKDTSHFKQFSNNNIPLVFVDRVPKDYDTFRVVINNYLAGYKATKHLVEQGCKRIAHLTAGSEFGTLYNERKRGYIDALSEHGIPVEENLIISLKEMTYEDGVTACNQLFDLKSPPDGLFAPGDILAVSAVQTAKKRGIKVPDQFAVIGFNNDPISEIIEPNISTITHPAEKMGKAAAELIIKNLKSDKEEDAKEITFLNTQVLIRESSKKI; this is translated from the coding sequence ATGGAAGAACACAGACACGTAACAATTTATGATATTGCAGAAAAACTGAATCTTGCAGCATCAACAATTTCGCGGGCTTTAAAAGACCATCACAGCATAAGTGAGAAAACAATTAAAAAAGTAAAACAGACAGCTAAAGAAATGGGGTTTGTGCCTAATACTTTAGCGGCAGGACTTCGTGGTAATGTAACGAAAACCATTGGGATTTTGATCCCAACCGTGACACAGCCATTTTTATCATCATTAATTAGTGGAATTGAGATTACCGCTCAAAAATCTAATTATTCCGTCATTATTATGCAATCGCATGATTCATACCAGATGGAGGTCGATATGGCCAAGTCTTTATACAGTAATAGGGTAAGTGGCGTTATTTGTTCGCTTGCAATGGAAACTAAAGATACTTCACATTTTAAACAATTTTCAAATAATAATATTCCTTTAGTCTTTGTTGACAGGGTACCTAAAGATTATGATACTTTTCGTGTTGTAATCAATAATTACTTAGCGGGATATAAGGCGACAAAACATCTTGTAGAGCAGGGATGTAAAAGAATTGCTCATTTAACTGCCGGATCAGAATTTGGGACACTTTACAATGAACGTAAAAGAGGGTATATCGATGCTTTATCTGAGCATGGCATTCCCGTTGAAGAAAATCTTATTATTAGTTTAAAGGAAATGACTTACGAGGATGGTGTAACAGCCTGTAATCAGTTGTTTGACTTGAAATCACCACCAGACGGACTTTTTGCTCCAGGAGATATTCTTGCAGTAAGCGCAGTTCAAACCGCAAAAAAAAGAGGGATTAAGGTGCCTGATCAATTTGCGGTAATTGGATTCAATAATGACCCTATCTCTGAAATAATTGAGCCTAACATTTCTACTATCACACATCCAGCTGAGAAAATGGGTAAAGCTGCCGCCGAATTAATTATTAAAAATCTTAAATCTGATAAAGAAGAGGATGCGAAAGAAATTACATTCTTAAATACGCAGGTGCTTATACGTGAATCGTCCAAAAAGATTTAA
- a CDS encoding glycoside hydrolase family 3 protein, whose product MKTKKITTVIALIISCYCLAQEKDKFRFQNTKLSFEERVNDLVSQLTLEEKVSQMLNSSPAIPRLAIPAYDWWNETLHGVARTPFKTTVYPQAIAMAATFDKNSLFKMADYSALEGRAIYNKAVAAGRTNERYLGLTYWTPNINIFRDPRWGRGQETYGEDPYLTSILGDSFVKGLQGDDPKYLKAAACAKHYAVHSGPESLRHTFNVDVTPYELWDTYLPAFKKLVTDSKVAGVMCAYNAFRTQPCCASDILMKDILRNQWKFDGYVTSDCWAIDDFFKNHKTHPDAESASADAVFHGTDIDCGTDAYKALVQAVKNGKISEKQIDISVKRLFMIRFRLGMFDPVEMVKYAQTPDSVLESTAHQQHALKMARQSMVLLRNEKNVLPLNKKLKKIVVLGPNADNSISILGNYNGTPNKLTTVLKGIKEKVGPNTEIVYEKAVNFTNDTLLVYQNLKNQYAYEGKQGFKAEYFNNKNLSGEPEAVRTEPEINNFWQEGEVVIKNIKANQFSARYTTNFTAEKDGSITFELSADDGYRFLIDGKEVINAWERNRWGEKTFKLITKKNTVYKLVLEYWQGEGKANVALNTGNFEKTDFKKIVDNNKDADAFIYVGGISPQLEGEEMPVNFPGFAGGDRTSILLPKVQTELMKALKTSGKPVVFVMMTGSAIAIPWEAENIPAILNAWYGGQATGNAVSDILFGDYNPAGRLPVTFYKSDSDLPAFVDYNMDNKTYRYFKGNPLYGFGYGLSYTSFKYDQLKVPSKIKKGQPVLVSVKITNTGKSEGEEVAQLYIINQNPSVKTPLKSLKGFERLNLKSGESKIISFTLSPEDLSSITAEGNLKQFSGKIKLAIGGCQPDEKNEIKNNIVTQIIQID is encoded by the coding sequence ATGAAAACAAAAAAAATCACAACTGTAATTGCACTGATCATTTCATGCTATTGCTTAGCACAAGAAAAGGATAAATTCCGGTTTCAAAATACCAAATTAAGTTTTGAAGAACGGGTAAATGATCTTGTAAGCCAGTTAACATTAGAGGAAAAAGTATCACAGATGTTAAATTCGTCTCCGGCAATCCCAAGACTGGCAATACCGGCATACGATTGGTGGAACGAGACTTTACATGGGGTTGCCAGAACTCCTTTTAAAACAACTGTCTATCCTCAGGCAATAGCAATGGCAGCCACATTTGATAAAAATTCACTTTTTAAAATGGCAGACTATTCGGCACTTGAAGGAAGAGCTATTTACAATAAAGCCGTCGCAGCTGGACGAACCAATGAACGTTATTTAGGTCTCACCTACTGGACACCTAATATTAATATATTTCGCGATCCACGCTGGGGACGCGGACAGGAAACCTATGGTGAAGATCCGTATCTTACAAGTATTCTGGGCGATTCGTTCGTAAAAGGCCTTCAGGGAGATGATCCTAAATACCTAAAAGCTGCTGCATGCGCCAAGCATTATGCCGTGCATAGCGGACCTGAATCTTTACGCCATACTTTTAATGTTGATGTAACCCCATATGAACTTTGGGATACCTACCTGCCTGCCTTTAAAAAATTAGTAACCGACTCTAAAGTGGCCGGCGTAATGTGTGCTTATAATGCTTTCAGGACACAGCCATGTTGTGCCAGCGATATATTAATGAAAGATATTTTAAGAAACCAATGGAAATTTGATGGCTATGTGACCTCGGACTGCTGGGCAATCGATGATTTTTTCAAAAACCATAAAACACATCCTGATGCTGAGTCCGCCTCAGCAGACGCTGTTTTTCACGGAACAGATATTGACTGTGGTACTGATGCTTATAAAGCTTTAGTACAAGCTGTAAAAAACGGAAAAATAAGTGAGAAACAAATTGATATCTCTGTAAAACGTCTTTTTATGATTCGTTTCAGGCTTGGAATGTTTGATCCTGTTGAAATGGTAAAATATGCACAGACACCGGACTCTGTTTTAGAAAGCACTGCACATCAACAGCATGCTTTAAAAATGGCAAGACAATCCATGGTTTTGCTTCGAAATGAAAAAAATGTATTACCACTAAATAAAAAACTGAAAAAGATTGTGGTACTGGGTCCTAACGCAGATAACTCCATATCTATTTTAGGGAATTACAACGGAACTCCCAACAAGCTAACAACAGTTTTAAAGGGAATTAAAGAAAAAGTAGGTCCTAATACGGAAATCGTTTATGAAAAAGCAGTAAACTTTACAAATGACACTTTATTAGTATATCAGAATCTTAAAAATCAATACGCTTACGAAGGAAAACAGGGCTTTAAAGCCGAATATTTTAATAACAAAAATCTTTCCGGTGAACCTGAAGCTGTAAGAACAGAACCAGAAATCAACAACTTTTGGCAGGAAGGCGAAGTTGTTATAAAAAACATTAAAGCGAACCAATTTTCTGCACGCTATACTACAAACTTTACAGCAGAAAAGGATGGCTCCATTACTTTTGAACTTAGTGCAGATGATGGATATCGTTTTTTAATAGATGGAAAAGAAGTTATAAACGCATGGGAAAGAAACAGATGGGGAGAAAAAACATTTAAATTAATTACGAAAAAAAATACTGTTTATAAATTGGTTTTAGAATACTGGCAGGGTGAAGGAAAAGCCAATGTTGCATTGAATACTGGTAATTTTGAAAAAACGGATTTCAAAAAAATAGTGGATAACAATAAAGACGCCGATGCATTCATCTATGTTGGCGGGATATCCCCACAACTGGAAGGCGAAGAAATGCCTGTAAACTTTCCAGGCTTTGCCGGTGGTGACCGTACCTCTATCCTACTTCCAAAAGTCCAGACCGAGTTAATGAAAGCTTTGAAAACCTCTGGAAAACCAGTCGTTTTTGTCATGATGACAGGCAGCGCTATAGCCATCCCTTGGGAGGCGGAAAATATTCCGGCAATACTCAATGCATGGTATGGAGGCCAGGCCACTGGAAATGCTGTGTCTGATATCCTTTTCGGAGATTATAATCCTGCAGGAAGACTACCTGTTACATTTTATAAAAGCGATTCAGACCTGCCTGCTTTTGTTGATTACAACATGGATAACAAAACGTATCGTTATTTTAAAGGTAATCCATTATATGGTTTCGGATATGGGCTTAGTTATACTTCATTTAAATACGATCAGTTAAAAGTACCCTCCAAAATAAAAAAAGGACAGCCCGTTTTAGTTTCTGTCAAAATAACAAATACCGGAAAATCGGAAGGAGAAGAAGTTGCCCAATTGTATATTATCAACCAAAACCCATCTGTAAAAACACCTTTAAAAAGCCTCAAAGGATTTGAAAGACTTAATTTAAAATCAGGTGAAAGCAAAATAATCAGTTTCACACTTTCTCCTGAAGATCTTTCTTCAATTACTGCAGAAGGTAACCTGAAACAATTTTCCGGAAAAATAAAACTTGCTATCGGAGGCTGTCAGCCAGATGAAAAAAATGAAATAAAAAACAATATTGTAACCCAGATTATTCAAATAGACTAA
- a CDS encoding transketolase family protein yields MNKTIDQLSADNIRALAISMVEKANSGHPGGSMGGADFMHILYTEYLKYDPSDMQWIFRDRFFMDAGHLSALMYAQYHLLGNYEKTDLENFRQWGSVTPGHPEIDVKRGIENTSGPLGQGHVMGVGAAIAAKFLSARFNNLFDHKIYGFITDGGVQEEISQGAGRIAGHLGLNNFIMFYDSNDVQLSSMTDEVTTEDTAMKYESWGWKVITIDGHSHTHIRSALNAAHAELERPTLIIGRTIMGKGCVTADGEMYEGQCELHGKPIGGTKACFKSTLLNLGANPEDSFAVYEDVAAHYKNVLARKTAEAAETKTKIAAWEKQNPELAKKIQQFFNGDLPELDFSSIAQKANSATRDASAAVLGYLAENVENMIVSSADLSNSDKTDGFLKKSSVLKKDDFSGGFLQAGVAELTMAAIANGIALHGGVIPVVATFFVFSDYMKPAIRLAAIQELPVKYVWTHDSFRVGEDGPTHQPIEQEAQIRLLEKIKNHSGDQSLLALRPADAIETSIAWQMALENKKTPTGLILSRQNITDIPTSGNSRFEEASRAKKGGYLVKAVENPDITLIANGSEVATLIEAATELESSIKIKINVASIISEGLFRSQPKEYQESIIPTNGLVFGLTAGLPVNLENLAGSRGKVFGLDHFGYSAPANILDEKFGFTSKNACDEIIKYLDANKSN; encoded by the coding sequence ATGAACAAGACAATAGACCAGTTATCTGCGGATAATATTAGAGCATTAGCCATTTCAATGGTAGAAAAAGCAAATTCAGGCCACCCAGGCGGATCTATGGGCGGAGCCGATTTTATGCATATCCTTTATACAGAATATTTAAAATACGATCCATCAGACATGCAGTGGATTTTCAGGGATCGTTTTTTTATGGATGCGGGGCATCTTTCGGCTTTAATGTATGCCCAGTATCATTTGTTAGGCAATTATGAAAAAACAGATTTAGAGAATTTTAGACAATGGGGTTCTGTTACGCCAGGACATCCTGAAATTGACGTAAAAAGAGGTATAGAAAATACATCAGGCCCTTTGGGTCAGGGTCATGTTATGGGTGTAGGTGCCGCTATTGCAGCGAAGTTTTTATCTGCCAGATTTAATAATTTATTCGATCATAAAATTTACGGATTCATAACTGACGGAGGCGTTCAGGAAGAGATTTCTCAGGGAGCAGGTCGTATTGCAGGGCATTTAGGACTAAATAATTTCATTATGTTTTATGATTCAAATGATGTACAGCTATCGTCAATGACTGATGAAGTTACGACTGAGGATACTGCTATGAAATACGAATCCTGGGGATGGAAAGTCATTACTATCGATGGTCATAGCCATACTCATATCCGTTCTGCGCTCAATGCCGCTCATGCAGAATTAGAAAGGCCTACACTTATTATTGGAAGAACCATTATGGGTAAAGGATGCGTTACAGCTGATGGAGAAATGTACGAAGGACAGTGTGAACTGCACGGAAAACCAATTGGCGGTACAAAAGCATGTTTTAAATCAACATTACTCAATTTAGGAGCAAATCCGGAAGATTCATTTGCTGTTTACGAAGACGTTGCTGCGCATTACAAAAACGTCTTAGCCAGAAAAACAGCAGAAGCAGCAGAAACAAAAACAAAAATTGCTGCCTGGGAAAAGCAAAATCCTGAACTGGCAAAAAAAATCCAGCAGTTTTTTAATGGTGACCTGCCGGAACTTGATTTCAGCTCGATAGCACAAAAAGCCAATTCGGCTACACGCGATGCTTCGGCAGCAGTTTTGGGATATCTGGCTGAAAATGTAGAAAATATGATTGTTTCTTCTGCCGATTTATCCAATAGTGACAAAACTGATGGTTTCTTAAAAAAATCTTCGGTTCTGAAAAAGGATGATTTTAGCGGTGGATTCCTTCAGGCTGGAGTTGCAGAACTTACTATGGCTGCAATCGCAAACGGAATCGCCCTTCACGGGGGAGTTATTCCGGTTGTAGCTACCTTTTTTGTGTTTTCTGATTATATGAAACCTGCTATTCGACTTGCAGCAATTCAGGAACTTCCTGTAAAATATGTATGGACCCATGATTCCTTCCGCGTAGGCGAAGACGGACCAACGCATCAGCCAATTGAACAGGAAGCTCAGATTCGATTATTAGAAAAAATCAAAAATCACTCCGGAGATCAAAGTTTATTAGCTTTACGACCAGCTGATGCTATTGAAACTTCTATAGCATGGCAAATGGCTTTGGAAAATAAAAAAACGCCAACGGGATTAATTCTTTCGAGACAAAACATTACCGACATTCCAACTTCAGGAAATTCAAGATTTGAAGAAGCTTCCAGAGCAAAAAAAGGAGGCTATCTTGTAAAAGCTGTTGAAAACCCGGATATTACTTTAATAGCAAATGGATCTGAAGTAGCTACTCTTATTGAAGCAGCAACTGAATTAGAAAGCAGCATTAAAATAAAAATAAATGTGGCCTCTATAATTTCTGAAGGACTTTTCAGGTCACAGCCAAAAGAATATCAGGAAAGTATTATTCCAACAAACGGATTAGTATTCGGACTGACAGCGGGTCTTCCGGTTAATCTGGAAAATCTAGCGGGAAGCCGTGGAAAAGTTTTCGGACTGGATCATTTTGGTTACTCTGCTCCTGCTAATATTTTGGATGAAAAATTTGGTTTTACGAGTAAAAATGCCTGCGATGAAATCATTAAATATTTAGATGCAAATAAGTCAAACTAA
- a CDS encoding FAD-dependent oxidoreductase: MEKVENEPVSWTICRECQGRGKKSRRISKKTRLLYQIALEEFQKMQGKGTEPLPPKGNLYSCPDCSGSGLITASNTPVADKQYPHIAIIGGGIGGIALAVACLHRGIPFTLYERDKDFNARSQGYGLTLQQASKAIQGLGIFSLKDGVISTRHLVHTPDGKVIAEWGTRKWLQSDTKTSLKRTNVHIARQSLRLALLEQLGGNNQIKWGHQLMDFKESGKGVDLSFQVDGQIKKTQADLVVGADGIRSSVRRLLIGEETTPLRYLGCIVILGICPLSALENLNNPLLDSATIFQTANGNERIYIMPYSSDSVMWQLSFPMAEEEAKSLSTKGPKALKEESCRRTQWHDPVPQIVSATEESYISGYPVYDRELLKPELLEKSGSVTLIGDAAHPMSPFKGQGANQAILDALTLSKSIFKGCRPSSDWRKAGIRKSALMEFESEMLERSAVKVQDSAQAAQFLHSEIVLHENDAPRRWFKNDQ; encoded by the coding sequence ATAGAAAAAGTGGAAAATGAACCTGTAAGCTGGACAATATGCCGGGAATGCCAGGGACGCGGAAAAAAAAGCCGAAGAATAAGCAAAAAAACACGGCTTCTTTACCAGATTGCATTGGAGGAATTTCAAAAAATGCAAGGCAAAGGTACAGAACCGCTTCCGCCAAAAGGGAACCTGTATTCATGTCCAGACTGTTCCGGATCTGGGTTAATTACTGCTTCCAACACTCCTGTCGCAGACAAACAATATCCACATATTGCCATTATCGGTGGCGGAATCGGTGGAATTGCTCTTGCGGTGGCATGTTTGCATCGCGGAATTCCTTTCACACTGTACGAACGTGACAAAGACTTTAATGCGCGATCTCAGGGCTACGGACTCACTTTACAACAAGCCAGCAAAGCAATTCAGGGATTGGGGATTTTCTCTTTAAAAGATGGGGTGATTTCAACAAGACATCTGGTTCATACTCCGGATGGAAAAGTAATTGCTGAATGGGGAACCAGAAAATGGCTTCAGTCAGACACAAAAACATCTTTGAAACGTACGAATGTGCATATTGCACGTCAATCATTACGATTAGCTTTACTGGAGCAGCTTGGAGGAAATAATCAAATAAAATGGGGACATCAGTTAATGGATTTTAAGGAGTCTGGAAAAGGTGTTGATCTCAGTTTTCAGGTTGATGGACAAATTAAGAAAACCCAAGCAGATCTTGTAGTTGGAGCCGATGGTATTCGAAGTTCTGTCCGAAGGCTGCTTATTGGAGAAGAAACTACGCCTTTGCGTTATCTGGGATGTATAGTGATTTTAGGCATCTGTCCATTAAGTGCTTTAGAAAATCTTAATAATCCTTTATTAGATTCTGCCACTATATTTCAGACTGCTAATGGCAACGAACGCATCTACATTATGCCTTATTCATCAGATTCAGTAATGTGGCAGCTTAGCTTTCCGATGGCTGAAGAAGAGGCGAAATCATTAAGTACTAAAGGACCTAAGGCTCTCAAAGAAGAATCATGCAGAAGAACACAATGGCATGATCCTGTTCCTCAAATTGTATCAGCAACAGAGGAAAGCTACATTTCCGGATATCCTGTTTATGACCGTGAATTGCTTAAACCCGAATTACTGGAAAAATCAGGATCCGTAACACTGATTGGAGATGCTGCACACCCAATGAGCCCGTTTAAAGGACAGGGTGCCAATCAGGCAATTCTGGACGCACTTACATTGTCAAAAAGCATTTTTAAAGGATGCAGGCCTTCATCTGACTGGAGAAAAGCAGGAATACGAAAAAGTGCATTAATGGAATTTGAATCAGAAATGTTAGAACGCAGTGCAGTTAAAGTACAAGATTCAGCACAAGCTGCTCAGTTCCTGCATTCTGAAATTGTACTTCATGAAAATGATGCGCCGAGGAGATGGTTTAAGAATGACCAATAA